The following are from one region of the Hymenobacter sp. YIM 151858-1 genome:
- the panC gene encoding pantoate--beta-alanine ligase: MEILETAAALQALTEKWRREGRSIGFVPTMGALHEGHLQLVRTAAAQNDEVVVSIFVNPTQFNNSEDFKLYPRVPESDAEMLRGTGCTALFSPAVADMYPQPTVLQFNFGALENVMEGAHRPGHFNGVATVVSKLFHLGRPHRAYFGQKDWQQVAVVRQLVQDLSFDLDLVSCPTIREADGLAMSSRNRRLTPEARAVAPRLYEALQLAAEQLQQTRRPAVAQQAAIGFLGAHPEIEVEYLEVADARSLQPLPATAAPGQEAVICLAVWLGGVRLIDNVVLSLT; the protein is encoded by the coding sequence ATGGAGATACTTGAAACCGCCGCGGCGTTGCAAGCCCTTACCGAAAAATGGCGCCGCGAGGGCCGTAGCATCGGCTTTGTGCCCACCATGGGGGCCCTGCACGAAGGTCATTTGCAATTAGTACGCACTGCTGCAGCCCAAAACGACGAGGTGGTGGTGAGCATATTTGTGAATCCCACGCAGTTCAACAACAGCGAAGATTTCAAATTATATCCCCGGGTGCCCGAATCAGACGCCGAAATGCTGCGCGGAACGGGCTGTACAGCTTTATTTAGCCCCGCGGTAGCGGATATGTACCCGCAGCCTACGGTGCTGCAGTTTAATTTTGGCGCCCTCGAGAACGTAATGGAAGGGGCGCACCGGCCCGGACATTTCAACGGGGTGGCTACCGTGGTGAGCAAGTTGTTTCACCTGGGGCGGCCGCACCGCGCCTATTTCGGGCAGAAGGATTGGCAGCAAGTAGCGGTTGTGCGCCAGTTGGTGCAGGATTTAAGCTTCGATCTGGACCTGGTGAGCTGCCCAACCATTCGCGAAGCCGACGGGCTGGCCATGTCGTCGCGCAACCGCAGGCTTACGCCCGAGGCCCGGGCCGTGGCGCCGCGCCTGTACGAAGCTCTGCAGCTGGCGGCCGAACAACTTCAGCAAACCAGGCGACCGGCGGTGGCGCAGCAAGCGGCTATCGGCTTCCTAGGTGCCCATCCGGAAATTGAGGTGGAGTACCTGGAGGTGGCCGACGCCCGTTCGCTGCAGCCACTACCGGCAACCGCGGCGCCCGGGCAAGAAGCGGTGATTTGCCTGGCAGTGTGGCTTGGCGGCGTACGGCTGATTGACAACGTGGTACTCTCGCTGACCTAG
- a CDS encoding DnaJ domain-containing protein has translation MSQTLYQVLGIAPTATLADIKQAYKQLALRYHPDRNGGSKLHEEHFKAVVAAYKVLSDQARRASYDHQLHLAKLRADEARRAQAFRPQAQHVYGVPMPPPQPLRTRRPASSAERHYVRRQKARFTRKDYILVVGLLLGVALFALGVKLVVERVAAGDNYRQGLRAYAQRRWGTAHGYLSETLEVQPNHLGALRRRGEIEQLVYRNYAAANANYKAALREADNRVLVAELLYRVGQCETELGKHRAAVRSFSRALALDTALTNAWLARGEVSLFEQRRFMAAARDLSIGLRQRAGSHSPSVKWLTYRGLAYFKLGDYPAALADYQQVLLLKPDNGQVYFLLGRVAQKQNRKSAACEFFRRGARLGYLPAEDARRRNACGR, from the coding sequence GTGAGCCAAACTCTCTACCAGGTGCTGGGCATTGCGCCCACGGCCACGCTGGCCGACATTAAGCAGGCCTACAAGCAGCTGGCCCTACGCTACCACCCCGACCGCAACGGGGGCAGCAAGCTGCACGAAGAGCATTTTAAAGCCGTGGTGGCGGCTTACAAGGTGCTTTCCGACCAGGCCCGCCGGGCTAGCTACGACCACCAGCTGCACCTGGCCAAGCTCCGGGCCGACGAAGCCCGGCGGGCGCAGGCCTTTCGGCCGCAGGCCCAGCACGTGTACGGCGTGCCCATGCCGCCACCCCAGCCGCTGCGCACGCGCCGGCCGGCTTCGTCGGCCGAGCGGCACTACGTGCGCCGCCAGAAGGCCCGCTTCACCCGCAAAGACTACATCCTGGTGGTTGGCCTGCTGCTGGGTGTTGCGCTGTTTGCCCTAGGTGTAAAATTGGTGGTGGAGCGCGTGGCAGCCGGCGATAACTACCGGCAGGGCCTGAGAGCGTATGCGCAGCGGCGCTGGGGCACGGCGCACGGGTATTTGAGTGAGACGCTCGAAGTGCAGCCCAACCACCTAGGGGCCCTGCGCCGCCGGGGCGAAATCGAGCAGCTGGTATACCGCAACTATGCCGCCGCCAACGCCAACTACAAAGCCGCGCTGCGCGAAGCCGACAACCGCGTGCTGGTGGCGGAGCTGCTGTACCGGGTTGGCCAATGCGAAACCGAATTGGGCAAGCACCGGGCCGCGGTACGCAGCTTTAGCCGCGCGCTGGCCCTCGATACCGCCCTTACCAATGCCTGGCTGGCCCGGGGCGAGGTATCGTTGTTCGAGCAGCGGCGGTTTATGGCCGCCGCCCGCGACCTGAGCATTGGCTTGCGGCAACGCGCCGGAAGCCATTCGCCTTCGGTTAAATGGCTTACCTACCGCGGGTTGGCTTACTTCAAGCTAGGCGACTACCCCGCTGCTTTGGCCGATTACCAGCAAGTGCTGCTCCTCAAACCCGACAACGGGCAGGTGTATTTCCTGCTGGGGCGGGTGGCCCAGAAACAAAACCGCAAATCGGCGGCCTGCGAGTTTTTTCGGCGCGGCGCCCGCCTAGGGTATCTGCCCGCCGAGGATGCCCGGCGGCGCAACGCCTGCGGCCGCTAA
- a CDS encoding phage holin family protein: MATDDDKTPRNDSLMGNLMGYIDTRIDLVRLEVQEKVKTAFVGTAQGVTLGLLGLLFLVFLSIFAGLALNDALDSPFWGFGIVAGFYLLLLIVFLVGVGKKLYQGLADKMLSNTIYKSDKRQ, translated from the coding sequence ATGGCTACCGACGACGACAAAACGCCCCGCAACGATTCGCTGATGGGCAACCTAATGGGCTACATCGACACGCGCATCGATTTGGTGCGCCTGGAGGTGCAAGAAAAAGTCAAGACGGCATTTGTCGGCACGGCCCAAGGCGTGACCCTAGGACTGCTCGGGCTGCTCTTTTTGGTATTCCTGAGCATCTTCGCGGGCCTGGCCCTCAACGATGCACTGGATAGCCCGTTTTGGGGCTTTGGCATTGTGGCGGGCTTTTATTTGCTGCTGCTCATCGTTTTCTTGGTGGGCGTAGGCAAAAAACTCTACCAGGGCCTGGCCGATAAAATGCTGAGCAATACCATTTACAAATCGGACAAGCGCCAATAA
- the rfaE2 gene encoding D-glycero-beta-D-manno-heptose 1-phosphate adenylyltransferase: MPTKDKILTCEQLPAVLSGWRQQGKRIVFTNGCFDLLHLGHVDYLEKARALGDVLVVGLNTDASVSCLKPGRPLQDEMSRARVLASLLFVDAVVLFGEPTPLELIHLVRPDVLVKGDDYAISGIVGHEFVLSNGGQVQTVPLVPGYSTTRIVERMRQAEGSTGA, encoded by the coding sequence ATGCCGACGAAAGATAAAATCCTGACCTGCGAGCAGTTGCCCGCCGTGCTTAGCGGCTGGCGCCAGCAAGGCAAGCGCATCGTATTCACCAACGGCTGTTTCGATCTGCTGCACCTAGGGCATGTCGATTACCTCGAAAAAGCCCGCGCCCTAGGTGACGTGCTGGTGGTGGGCCTGAACACCGATGCCTCGGTAAGCTGCCTGAAGCCCGGGCGCCCGCTGCAAGACGAAATGTCACGCGCGCGGGTGCTGGCCTCGCTTTTGTTTGTAGATGCCGTGGTGCTGTTCGGCGAGCCTACCCCGCTGGAGCTTATCCACCTCGTGCGGCCCGATGTGCTGGTAAAGGGCGACGACTACGCCATCAGCGGAATCGTGGGCCACGAGTTTGTGTTAAGCAACGGGGGGCAGGTGCAAACCGTACCTCTGGTGCCTGGTTACAGCACAACCCGCATAGTGGAGCGCATGCGCCAGGCCGAGGGCAGTACCGGCGCTTAG
- a CDS encoding acyl-CoA dehydrogenase has product MNFQLTEEQLAVQAAAREFAQNELWAGVIERDEHQKFPAEQIKKMGELGFMGMMVSPEYGGGGMDTVSYVLAMEEISKVDASCSVIMSVNNSLVCWGLEKYGTEEQKQKYLTKLATGEIIGAFCLSEPEAGSDATMQRTTAVDMGDHYLLNGTKNWITNGSSASVYLVIAQTNPELRHRGINALIVERDTPGFVIGPKENKLGIRGSDTHSLMFTDVKVPKENRIGEDGFGFKFAMQVLAGGRIGIAAQALGIASGSYELAVKYSKERKAFGVPISQHQAIQFKLADMATNIDAARLLCLQAAHDKDAHLDYAKSGAMAKLFASKVAMETSVEAVQVHGGYGFVKEFHVERLMRDAKITQIYEGTSEIQKIVISREILK; this is encoded by the coding sequence ATGAACTTTCAGCTCACCGAAGAACAACTCGCCGTGCAAGCCGCGGCCCGCGAATTTGCCCAGAACGAACTGTGGGCCGGCGTAATCGAGCGCGACGAACACCAGAAATTCCCCGCCGAGCAAATCAAAAAGATGGGCGAGCTGGGCTTTATGGGCATGATGGTGAGCCCCGAGTACGGCGGCGGCGGCATGGATACCGTGTCGTACGTGCTGGCCATGGAAGAAATTTCCAAGGTCGATGCCTCGTGTTCGGTTATCATGTCGGTAAACAACTCGCTGGTTTGCTGGGGCCTCGAGAAGTACGGCACCGAGGAGCAAAAGCAGAAATACCTGACCAAGCTGGCTACCGGCGAAATCATCGGCGCATTCTGCTTATCAGAGCCCGAGGCTGGTTCCGACGCCACCATGCAGCGCACCACCGCCGTAGATATGGGCGACCATTACCTGCTGAACGGCACCAAAAACTGGATTACCAACGGCTCGTCGGCCTCGGTATACCTGGTAATTGCCCAAACTAACCCCGAGCTGCGCCACCGCGGCATCAACGCCCTGATTGTGGAGCGCGATACTCCGGGTTTTGTAATTGGTCCGAAGGAAAACAAGCTGGGCATCCGCGGCTCCGATACGCACTCGCTCATGTTCACCGACGTGAAAGTGCCCAAGGAGAACCGCATCGGCGAAGACGGCTTCGGCTTCAAGTTCGCCATGCAGGTGCTGGCCGGTGGCCGCATTGGCATTGCTGCGCAAGCCCTAGGTATTGCTTCGGGTTCGTACGAACTGGCCGTTAAGTACTCAAAAGAGCGCAAGGCATTCGGTGTGCCGATTTCGCAGCACCAGGCCATCCAGTTCAAGCTGGCCGATATGGCTACCAACATCGATGCGGCCCGTTTGCTGTGCCTGCAAGCCGCTCACGACAAGGACGCCCACCTCGACTACGCCAAGTCGGGGGCTATGGCAAAGCTCTTCGCTTCGAAGGTTGCCATGGAAACTTCGGTGGAGGCCGTACAGGTGCACGGGGGCTACGGATTCGTGAAAGAATTCCACGTAGAGCGCCTGATGCGCGACGCCAAAATCACCCAGATTTATGAGGGAACTTCTGAGATTCAGAAAATTGTAATCTCGCGGGAAATCCTGAAGTAA
- a CDS encoding DUF4270 domain-containing protein, giving the protein MFSLGSCEDANELGLDVPGSASVDTKYEDFPVTASTIWQDSLLTQRRTRFLVGRLTDANTRGTLEARAYLEVQPSFDPNNNPLPSKFAGQNPQLDSIVLTAGFDRVYGSATQPVRLSLYDLDKPLDERTTYNSTSRPALGQAIVENALVSLNRTIRNKANTADSIQLPLRILISGSQPTAFATALFNLMKATTTETLSQQELQRVWRGLAILPGAGTERTVIGFDRSGISQVLVYYRVNTTSGTSPTEQKAYRFNYVNSTGAVADPRFFTNLRYDLSSAGAPFSSLNGNSAAEVPANLLDNTSYAQDGTGLSTKLVIPGLEQLRALQQRENIIINRAELIVPLKAGSNLVYPAPSSLYLYEANARNQVLKTNNGLTQSLRFVLGENVNSQGQRLEAQLTRQNTATGVSNNYTALLTTYVQTYVTNQLATPYPAAFILSPTLRRELRGNETSLPLSLDRATIDASNIRLRVYYSKPGA; this is encoded by the coding sequence TTGTTTTCGCTCGGTTCGTGCGAAGATGCCAACGAGCTAGGCCTGGATGTGCCGGGCTCTGCCTCCGTCGATACGAAGTACGAGGACTTCCCCGTAACTGCATCTACCATCTGGCAGGATTCGTTACTCACCCAGCGGCGCACGCGCTTCTTGGTAGGCCGGCTCACCGACGCTAACACGCGCGGTACGCTGGAGGCTCGCGCCTATTTGGAAGTACAGCCCAGCTTCGACCCGAATAACAACCCGCTGCCCTCCAAATTTGCCGGGCAAAACCCGCAGCTCGATTCCATCGTGCTGACGGCTGGCTTCGACCGCGTGTACGGCAGCGCTACCCAGCCTGTGCGGCTGAGTTTGTACGACTTGGACAAGCCGCTGGATGAGCGAACTACCTACAACTCCACCAGCCGCCCGGCCCTAGGTCAGGCAATCGTGGAGAATGCCTTGGTGTCGCTCAACCGGACGATCCGCAACAAAGCCAACACGGCCGATAGCATCCAGTTGCCGTTGCGTATCCTGATTTCCGGTTCGCAGCCCACTGCCTTTGCAACGGCTCTGTTTAACCTGATGAAGGCCACCACCACCGAAACGCTTTCGCAGCAGGAGCTGCAGCGCGTTTGGCGGGGCCTGGCCATTCTTCCGGGCGCTGGCACCGAGCGTACGGTTATAGGATTCGACCGCTCGGGAATTTCGCAGGTTCTGGTTTACTACCGGGTTAATACCACATCGGGCACCTCGCCTACCGAACAGAAGGCGTACCGCTTCAATTATGTGAATAGCACGGGTGCCGTTGCCGATCCACGGTTCTTTACCAATCTCCGGTATGATTTGAGCAGCGCCGGAGCACCGTTTAGTTCGCTTAACGGTAACAGCGCTGCCGAAGTACCTGCCAACTTGCTTGATAATACCAGTTACGCGCAGGATGGTACTGGCCTGTCAACCAAGCTGGTCATTCCAGGCTTGGAGCAGCTTCGAGCCCTGCAACAGCGCGAAAACATCATTATCAACCGCGCCGAGCTGATTGTACCTCTGAAAGCGGGCTCAAACCTCGTGTATCCGGCACCCAGCAGCTTGTACCTCTACGAGGCCAACGCTCGTAATCAGGTGCTGAAAACGAATAACGGCTTGACCCAGTCTTTGCGCTTTGTACTAGGCGAGAACGTGAACTCCCAGGGGCAGCGGCTCGAAGCCCAGCTAACCCGCCAAAACACAGCGACGGGTGTTAGCAACAACTACACAGCCCTGCTTACAACCTACGTTCAAACGTACGTAACCAATCAGCTCGCAACGCCCTACCCGGCGGCATTTATTCTTTCGCCAACGCTGCGGCGGGAACTACGCGGAAACGAAACCAGTTTGCCGCTTTCCCTCGACCGGGCCACCATCGACGCCAGCAACATTCGCTTGCGTGTGTACTACTCCAAACCTGGAGCTTAG
- the panD gene encoding aspartate 1-decarboxylase has protein sequence MHIEVLKSKIHRAKVTQAELHYVGSITIDEDLLDAANMVENEKVTVVNVNNGERFETYTIKGERGSGMVCLNGPAARRVAVGDIVIIFSYCLIDFAVAREHKPTLVFPDQHNRLV, from the coding sequence ATGCACATTGAGGTTCTAAAATCCAAGATACACCGCGCCAAAGTCACGCAGGCCGAGCTGCACTACGTGGGCAGCATCACCATCGACGAAGACCTGCTCGACGCCGCCAACATGGTGGAGAACGAGAAGGTGACGGTGGTGAACGTCAACAACGGCGAGCGGTTCGAAACCTATACCATCAAAGGCGAGCGGGGCTCGGGCATGGTGTGCCTGAACGGTCCGGCAGCCCGTCGGGTAGCCGTCGGCGACATCGTCATTATCTTTTCCTACTGCCTCATCGACTTCGCCGTGGCGCGCGAACACAAGCCAACGCTTGTGTTTCCCGACCAACACAACCGGCTGGTTTAG
- a CDS encoding zinc metallopeptidase produces MSPNAFYMLMILLMVVSMGIQWRLRSKFTKYSHIGLQSGLSGKQIAELMLADNNIHDVRVISTSGRLTDHYNPADKTVNLSEEVYEGRSAAAAAVAAHECGHAVQHATAYGMLQFRSAMVPALSAVSRFMPFILIAGIFMVQSTLIPLGIGIALFALTTLFSFITLPVEFDASRRALVWIDKRGIVTAQEHALAKDALWWAAMTYVVAAISSLATLLYYVSIFMGSSRRN; encoded by the coding sequence ATGAGTCCGAACGCTTTTTATATGCTGATGATCCTGCTCATGGTCGTGAGCATGGGTATTCAGTGGCGCCTCCGCAGCAAATTCACCAAGTACTCCCACATCGGGTTGCAGTCGGGGCTGTCGGGCAAGCAGATAGCCGAGCTGATGCTGGCCGACAACAACATTCACGACGTGCGCGTGATTTCGACCTCGGGCCGCCTAACCGACCACTACAACCCCGCCGACAAAACCGTAAACCTAAGCGAAGAGGTGTACGAAGGCCGCTCGGCCGCTGCCGCCGCCGTAGCCGCCCACGAGTGCGGCCACGCCGTGCAGCACGCCACCGCTTACGGCATGCTGCAGTTCCGCTCGGCCATGGTGCCGGCCCTGAGCGCCGTCTCGCGCTTTATGCCGTTCATCCTGATTGCGGGCATTTTCATGGTGCAATCCACGCTCATTCCGTTGGGCATCGGCATTGCCCTGTTTGCTCTCACCACACTGTTTAGCTTCATTACGCTGCCCGTGGAGTTCGATGCTTCGCGCCGGGCCCTGGTTTGGATCGATAAGCGGGGCATCGTAACGGCGCAGGAGCACGCCTTGGCCAAAGACGCCTTGTGGTGGGCCGCCATGACGTACGTAGTAGCTGCTATCAGCTCGCTGGCAACGCTGCTGTACTACGTAAGCATCTTTATGGGCAGCAGCCGTCGCAACTAA
- a CDS encoding geranylgeranylglyceryl/heptaprenylglyceryl phosphate synthase yields MRLTPLHDALRHRCSRGQKSLAVLLDPDDLDEAGTRRILALSNTHSVDYFFVGGSLVTSQHQAALIRLLKAHSPVPVVLFPSNSLHIDAQADAILLLSLISGRNPDFLIGQHVVAAPLLRASQLEILPTGYMLVDSGRQTTASYMSGTTPLPHDKPTIAACTAMAGEQLGLGLIYLDGGSGAMHPVSPAMIGAVRQAVELPVIVGGGINTGEKAHAALAAGADVIVIGNQIEKDPEFLGEVSRVVHGFNTVLDAALN; encoded by the coding sequence ATGCGCCTGACCCCACTGCATGATGCCCTGCGCCACCGCTGCTCCCGCGGCCAGAAGTCTCTGGCCGTGCTGCTCGACCCCGACGACCTCGACGAGGCCGGTACGCGGCGTATTCTGGCGCTAAGCAACACGCATTCCGTTGATTACTTCTTCGTAGGGGGCAGCCTGGTGACTTCGCAGCACCAGGCTGCCCTTATTCGCTTGCTCAAAGCCCACTCGCCGGTGCCGGTAGTGCTGTTTCCGAGCAACAGCCTGCACATTGATGCGCAAGCCGATGCCATCCTGCTGCTCTCACTGATTTCGGGCCGTAACCCCGATTTCCTGATTGGCCAACACGTGGTGGCAGCACCGCTGCTGCGCGCCAGCCAGCTCGAGATTCTGCCAACAGGTTATATGCTCGTCGACTCGGGTCGGCAGACCACGGCCAGCTACATGAGCGGCACCACGCCCCTGCCCCACGACAAGCCCACCATTGCGGCCTGTACTGCTATGGCGGGCGAGCAGCTGGGCCTAGGTCTGATTTACCTCGATGGCGGCAGTGGGGCTATGCACCCCGTGTCGCCCGCCATGATTGGGGCCGTGCGCCAGGCCGTCGAGCTGCCCGTTATTGTGGGCGGCGGCATCAACACCGGCGAAAAAGCCCATGCCGCCCTAGCGGCCGGGGCCGACGTTATCGTAATCGGCAACCAGATCGAGAAAGACCCCGAGTTCCTGGGCGAGGTGTCGCGCGTGGTGCACGGCTTCAACACCGTCCTCGACGCTGCGCTTAACTAA
- a CDS encoding helix-turn-helix domain-containing protein: protein MEDYNKVIESLGVRYIKAKNLVLQQPFTVRNSYDVGNNLILLHKGRISFGDEDTVVEEGDMLFIPGGRATRVSYGEAGGKTITNDDLISNKDKFFHSNTDLDLISDAEESHSFVSFEAKVFDSVNFFASLDVPAFLISGNSKLANLVIKVVEESLQELPGRERLISIYTENIVVEIIRYILKNKMFVEQLATNSTYFKDPRLIDLFNYIKENLGGDLSNKVLSGVANVSEDYVGQYFKMLTGINPQDYIEYQRMERAVFLLRTTKKSIRDIGKEVGYKDTAYFCRRFKMMFGIPAGKMRRRESAMNI, encoded by the coding sequence ATGGAAGATTATAATAAAGTCATAGAATCGCTCGGTGTGCGCTACATCAAGGCTAAGAACCTGGTGTTGCAGCAGCCCTTCACCGTGCGCAACTCCTACGATGTAGGCAACAACCTCATCTTGTTGCACAAGGGGCGTATTTCGTTTGGCGATGAGGACACCGTGGTGGAGGAAGGCGACATGCTCTTCATTCCGGGCGGCCGGGCTACCCGCGTGAGCTATGGCGAGGCAGGCGGCAAAACCATCACCAACGACGACCTGATCAGCAACAAGGACAAGTTCTTCCATTCCAACACCGACCTCGACCTAATTTCGGACGCCGAGGAAAGCCACTCGTTCGTATCGTTCGAGGCCAAGGTGTTCGACTCGGTGAACTTCTTCGCGTCGCTCGACGTGCCGGCCTTCCTCATCAGCGGCAACTCGAAGCTGGCCAACCTGGTGATTAAGGTGGTGGAAGAAAGCTTGCAGGAGCTACCGGGCCGCGAGCGTCTGATTTCGATTTATACCGAGAACATCGTTGTTGAAATCATACGCTACATCTTGAAGAACAAGATGTTTGTGGAGCAACTGGCCACCAACAGCACGTACTTCAAGGACCCACGCCTGATCGACCTGTTCAACTATATCAAGGAAAACCTAGGCGGCGACTTGTCGAACAAGGTGCTGTCGGGCGTGGCCAACGTGTCGGAGGATTACGTGGGCCAGTACTTCAAGATGCTGACGGGCATTAACCCGCAGGATTACATCGAGTACCAGCGCATGGAGCGCGCCGTGTTCCTGCTGCGCACTACCAAAAAGAGCATCCGCGACATCGGCAAGGAAGTGGGTTACAAAGACACCGCGTACTTCTGCCGCCGCTTCAAGATGATGTTCGGCATTCCGGCTGGCAAGATGCGCCGCCGCGAGTCGGCCATGAACATCTAA
- a CDS encoding lysylphosphatidylglycerol synthase transmembrane domain-containing protein has protein sequence MKRVLDILKYALLLAFSAALMIYAIRGQDLSRIGQYMLEADYSWLGLTMALSVLGYFSRSYRWKMQLDAANYRAPFWQVYHAMMVGYLANMVLPRMGEVIRCSVLRRTSGVPVHVAVGTVITERVIDVLVLFGLLGATLLLDFHKFWAFVVDKLLGGQAQYDALARNRTPLLWAAVIAGVLLLIVAYALWRNLERINENRFFNRIIKFVRGLLEGVFSIRKLENKGLFLLHTFFTWLVYFLMDYLVFFAFPETYNLGARAGLAVLTFGAFGMAAPVSGGIGTFHLLVQSILIVFGVSPEAGIAYALVVHGAQTLLVVLMGGISFVASMMQAGRNARVATAESAELSVTHADER, from the coding sequence GTGAAACGGGTACTCGATATACTGAAATACGCCTTGCTGCTAGCTTTTTCGGCAGCCCTGATGATTTACGCCATTCGGGGCCAGGACCTGAGCCGCATTGGGCAGTACATGCTTGAAGCCGACTACAGCTGGCTTGGGTTAACCATGGCGCTGTCGGTGCTGGGCTACTTCAGCCGCAGTTACCGCTGGAAAATGCAGCTGGATGCGGCTAACTACCGGGCGCCTTTCTGGCAGGTATACCACGCCATGATGGTGGGCTACCTGGCCAACATGGTGCTGCCCCGCATGGGCGAGGTCATCAGGTGTTCGGTACTGCGCCGCACGAGCGGGGTGCCGGTGCACGTGGCCGTGGGCACGGTTATCACCGAGCGCGTTATTGATGTGCTGGTGCTGTTTGGCCTGTTGGGCGCCACGTTGCTGCTCGACTTCCACAAGTTCTGGGCGTTTGTGGTAGATAAGCTCCTGGGTGGGCAAGCCCAGTATGATGCCCTGGCCCGCAACCGCACGCCTTTGCTGTGGGCTGCTGTTATTGCCGGCGTGCTGCTGCTAATTGTGGCTTATGCGCTCTGGCGCAACCTCGAGCGCATCAACGAAAACCGCTTTTTCAACCGCATCATCAAATTCGTGCGGGGCTTGCTCGAAGGCGTGTTCAGCATTCGGAAGCTCGAGAACAAGGGCCTTTTTTTACTGCATACCTTCTTCACCTGGCTGGTGTATTTCCTGATGGATTACTTGGTCTTCTTCGCCTTTCCCGAAACCTACAACTTGGGCGCGCGGGCGGGCCTGGCGGTGCTTACGTTTGGGGCGTTTGGCATGGCCGCTCCGGTATCGGGCGGCATTGGTACCTTCCATTTGCTGGTGCAAAGCATACTTATCGTGTTCGGGGTTTCGCCCGAGGCCGGCATTGCCTATGCGCTGGTGGTGCACGGTGCCCAAACGTTGCTGGTGGTGCTCATGGGCGGCATCAGCTTTGTGGCTAGCATGATGCAGGCCGGCCGCAACGCCCGCGTAGCCACGGCCGAGTCTGCCGAACTGTCTGTAACCCATGCCGACGAAAGATAA
- a CDS encoding glycogen/starch synthase, translated as MSKLRILYAATEINPFLQTTRVAEFLRRLPQGMQEMGMEIRIFVPRFGIINERKNRLHEVVRLSGINIAVGEDEKPLIIKVASIPNAKLQVYFIDNEDYFHRKSVLRDKNDQFHADNDERAIFFCKGVLETVKKLGWAPDIVHCNDWMTGLMPLYLKTTYKKDPIFKDAKSIFTVYNNEFDYKFEGDIIEKAKMLDIDDSMLAALQSADFTGFVKIGMEYADSVVRSDEDFSENLNALFQEYSQRHSLGRVADDENLLSSYYALYNELAN; from the coding sequence ATGTCGAAGCTGAGAATTCTCTATGCTGCCACGGAAATCAATCCGTTTTTGCAAACGACCCGGGTAGCGGAGTTCCTGCGGCGCCTGCCGCAAGGCATGCAGGAGATGGGGATGGAAATCCGCATTTTCGTACCCCGCTTCGGCATCATCAACGAACGCAAAAACCGCCTGCACGAGGTGGTTCGGCTCTCGGGCATCAACATTGCCGTGGGCGAAGATGAAAAGCCGCTTATTATCAAAGTGGCCTCCATTCCGAACGCGAAGCTACAAGTATACTTCATCGACAACGAAGATTACTTCCACCGCAAATCGGTACTGCGCGACAAGAACGACCAGTTCCACGCCGATAACGACGAGCGGGCTATCTTCTTCTGCAAGGGCGTGCTGGAAACCGTTAAGAAACTTGGCTGGGCTCCGGACATTGTGCACTGCAACGACTGGATGACGGGCCTGATGCCGTTGTACCTGAAGACGACTTACAAGAAAGACCCCATCTTCAAAGATGCGAAGTCGATCTTTACCGTTTACAACAACGAGTTCGACTACAAATTCGAAGGCGACATCATCGAGAAGGCCAAGATGCTTGACATCGACGACTCGATGCTGGCGGCCCTGCAATCGGCCGATTTCACTGGTTTTGTGAAGATTGGCATGGAGTACGCCGACTCGGTGGTGCGTTCCGACGAGGATTTCAGCGAAAATCTGAACGCTCTTTTCCAGGAATACTCGCAGCGCCACAGCCTAGGCCGGGTGGCCGACGACGAGAACCTGCTTAGCTCATACTACGCCCTTTATAATGAATTGGCCAACTAG